A window of Borrelia sp. A-FGy1 contains these coding sequences:
- a CDS encoding DNA translocase FtsK: MKNFYQYFQFLFFFMLAIISFSLFVALTPIGNIFVFFIFNLIGQILLNTFSFLSFYLILYPLVNWYVYRANMLSKRFIFNWSYTVILFFTLTFWLKINSKLEGSNIINWFLNNFGLLLGNFFIFLILILEFVIWIYLNFLFFKNTNFIIDTIQFLGFKLKILFESLFAYFPLLSSLRVKKDIKVYEGFDNDFNKNESSSEKDNIINGEEYQALWSFNTFLRKSNKPSSIDLDKAVFDQSKGLDATLLDKRLMENQSLRDFQYDLDSDKSRYKLLSKFDSNNKLVASGKIKASEIRHKGIIDSIAKISDENLLSGRVSSDYFIDISVFDKREPKNDTEDIEYEREIQKQSMILQETLREFNINAKLIDIIKGPVVTMYAVRPDKGIKLSRITSISDNIALRLAAVRVRIIAPIPGKEAVGIEIPNKRRQFILISEIIDSNEFRDNFKIPFALGKEISGCNVVFDLVNSPHLLIAGATGAGKSVCVNSLIASIIFSKSPDEIKLIMIDPKIVELKLFNDIPHLLTSVITDVNKALEALRWCLDEMERRYVLFDNFLVRDINAYNMKIKEEGLNEIPLPYLVIIIDEFADLILSGRKDLENLISRLAAMARAVGIHLVLATQRPSVDVITGVIKANFPSRISFMVASAMDSRIILGTSGAEKLLGRGDMLYVSPTTPFPQRIQGGFLNEKEIYRLVEEVKKFGSPNYIDDEIFLGSVGASDKVVLDPSDEPMFEEALEIVRSTKKASASYLQRRLKIGYNRAARIIELMEKMGYIGVIKGSKARDIFI; the protein is encoded by the coding sequence ATGAAGAATTTTTATCAGTATTTTCAATTTTTGTTTTTTTTTATGTTAGCTATTATATCATTTTCCCTTTTTGTAGCATTAACTCCCATAGGGAATATATTTGTATTTTTTATTTTTAACTTAATAGGGCAAATATTGCTAAACACTTTTTCATTTCTTTCATTTTATTTAATACTTTATCCTCTTGTAAATTGGTATGTTTATAGGGCTAATATGCTTAGTAAAAGATTTATATTTAACTGGAGCTATACGGTTATTCTATTTTTTACTCTAACATTTTGGTTAAAAATTAATTCTAAGCTTGAAGGTTCTAATATTATTAATTGGTTTTTGAATAATTTTGGATTATTGCTTGGTAATTTTTTTATTTTTCTTATTTTAATTTTAGAATTTGTTATTTGGATTTATTTGAATTTCTTATTTTTCAAGAATACTAATTTTATTATAGATACTATTCAGTTTTTAGGTTTTAAGCTTAAAATCTTGTTTGAAAGTTTGTTTGCTTATTTTCCTCTTTTAAGCTCTTTAAGGGTTAAAAAAGACATTAAAGTATATGAAGGTTTTGATAATGACTTTAATAAGAATGAGTCTTCTAGTGAAAAAGATAATATTATTAATGGAGAAGAATATCAAGCTTTGTGGTCTTTTAATACATTTTTAAGAAAATCTAATAAACCTTCTAGTATAGATTTAGATAAAGCTGTTTTTGATCAATCAAAAGGGTTAGATGCTACGTTATTAGATAAAAGGTTAATGGAAAATCAAAGTTTGCGAGATTTTCAGTATGATTTGGATAGTGATAAATCTAGATATAAGCTGTTATCAAAGTTTGATAGTAATAATAAGCTTGTAGCCAGTGGGAAAATTAAGGCTAGTGAGATAAGGCATAAGGGAATAATAGATAGCATTGCTAAAATTTCGGATGAAAATTTATTATCAGGTAGAGTTAGTAGTGATTATTTTATAGATATTTCTGTTTTTGATAAAAGAGAACCCAAAAATGATACAGAAGATATCGAATATGAAAGAGAGATTCAAAAACAATCAATGATTTTACAGGAAACTTTGAGAGAATTTAATATTAATGCTAAACTTATTGATATTATTAAAGGCCCTGTTGTTACTATGTATGCTGTTCGTCCTGATAAGGGGATTAAGCTTTCAAGGATAACTTCTATATCAGATAACATTGCCCTAAGACTTGCGGCTGTTAGAGTTCGAATTATAGCACCGATACCTGGTAAAGAAGCTGTAGGAATTGAAATTCCTAATAAAAGGAGGCAATTTATTTTAATATCGGAAATAATAGATAGTAATGAATTTAGGGATAATTTCAAAATTCCTTTTGCACTTGGTAAAGAGATTAGTGGATGTAATGTTGTATTTGATCTTGTCAATTCTCCTCACCTTTTAATAGCAGGTGCTACTGGGGCAGGTAAATCAGTTTGTGTTAACTCACTTATTGCTTCTATTATTTTTTCAAAGTCGCCAGATGAAATTAAACTTATAATGATAGACCCTAAAATAGTAGAACTTAAGCTTTTTAATGATATACCACATTTGTTAACCTCTGTTATTACTGATGTAAATAAAGCATTGGAGGCTCTTCGTTGGTGTCTTGATGAGATGGAGAGAAGGTATGTGCTTTTTGATAATTTTCTTGTCAGAGATATTAATGCTTATAATATGAAAATAAAAGAGGAGGGATTAAATGAAATTCCTTTGCCTTATCTTGTTATTATTATTGATGAGTTTGCGGATCTTATTCTTTCTGGAAGAAAAGATTTGGAGAATTTAATTTCTAGACTAGCAGCTATGGCTAGGGCTGTTGGAATACATTTGGTTCTTGCTACTCAAAGACCATCTGTTGATGTTATTACTGGAGTAATAAAAGCTAATTTTCCTTCAAGAATCTCTTTTATGGTAGCTAGTGCTATGGATTCAAGGATAATTCTCGGAACTTCAGGTGCTGAGAAGCTTTTAGGACGGGGAGATATGCTTTATGTCAGTCCTACTACTCCTTTTCCTCAAAGAATTCAAGGTGGATTTTTAAATGAAAAGGAAATTTACAGATTAGTTGAAGAGGTGAAGAAATTTGGTTCTCCAAATTATATTGATGATGAGATATTTCTTGGCAGTGTGGGCGCCTCAGATAAAGTAGTTCTTGACCCTTCAGATGAACCTATGTTTGAAGAAGCCCTTGAGATTGTTCGTTCTACTAAAAAAGCCTCTGCATCTTACCTGCAGAGACGACTCAAAATAGGATATAATAGAGCTGCAAGGATTATTGAACTTATGGAAAAGATGGGATATATAGGTGTTATAAAAGGTTCAAAAGCACGAGATATCTTTATTTAA
- a CDS encoding undecaprenyl-diphosphate phosphatase, producing MVNLFSVIILGIMQGITEFLPISSSGHLLLLKKFMDLEVSLVFDIYLHFATVLIIIIYYQRRILELCLSLIRFFLKKNTALDLENLRVLLLIIIINFITAFIGIFIETFEVIFTVDIVLLNFVLTGILLLLLEFRFLVLDLKSNFIFSGFFIGVMQGIGTMPGISRSGITIFASIFLGFSRSRACEISFLSLIPIVFGGLFLKRKELFTSNMAFNIFEINLGAVTAFVIGLFSINLFFRILKGSKTYYFSVYLFTLSSVIYFFF from the coding sequence ATGGTTAATCTTTTTAGTGTTATTATTTTAGGAATTATGCAAGGGATTACTGAGTTTTTGCCTATATCTAGTTCAGGTCATTTATTACTTTTAAAAAAATTCATGGATCTTGAAGTTTCATTAGTATTTGATATTTATTTACATTTTGCAACTGTCTTAATTATAATTATTTATTATCAAAGACGAATATTAGAACTTTGTTTAAGCTTGATAAGATTTTTTTTAAAAAAAAATACTGCATTGGACTTAGAGAATCTAAGGGTATTACTACTTATAATAATAATTAATTTTATCACGGCGTTTATTGGTATTTTTATAGAAACATTTGAAGTAATATTTACTGTTGATATAGTTTTATTGAATTTTGTTTTAACGGGTATTTTGCTGTTATTACTTGAATTTAGATTTTTGGTTTTAGACTTGAAAAGTAATTTTATCTTTTCAGGGTTTTTTATTGGGGTTATGCAAGGAATTGGTACAATGCCTGGTATTTCTCGTTCAGGAATTACAATTTTTGCCTCAATTTTTCTTGGTTTTAGTAGGTCAAGAGCATGTGAGATTTCATTTTTATCTTTAATTCCTATTGTATTTGGAGGTTTATTTTTGAAACGAAAGGAGTTATTTACTTCGAATATGGCTTTTAATATTTTTGAAATAAATTTAGGAGCAGTTACTGCTTTTGTTATTGGATTATTTTCAATAAATTTGTTTTTCAGGATACTTAAAGGAAGCAAAACTTATTATTTTTCAGTTTATTTATTTACTCTATCAAGTGTGATTTATTTCTTTTTTTAA
- a CDS encoding lytic transglycosylase domain-containing protein — protein MFKKLFFLFIKSLFSFLLLNLLSCYFERKSLNENVVKRNVNRFDLNHLNWLWNFDYEKQNFDEYFGIDPRSYVYVAYLFKKIGYEEKFREYMFKASETDNNIVSQFAGVRLLEYHNSRKEYFEAELVGRKLYKKYEDNKYIALEYFKSLYWQKKNNEALLVLNKLDKMNFLESQMNENILFKAVLYFNISDINESLVYFKKLFEDLPAGYLHVRAHDYLVSDERFGLLSLNKSFLNLVRFKALVANGKLEDAINVLNNNFKEYYNNFLFLNDVYKVFMTSGYIGKALSFFNNLSSVYKKYYLGLINLRLNTENALTSMVKYIESNSLENESYRLLILNEIFSNLIYTKESRSYFAQNIARFYTYRDSGNPVFIRILDEYILEAIQLEDYYNLYLLYCNGKDILDNVVLSRLAFINARLIYHKFIKANNGVEYGELLRSSIQYNRSSYSSFMSKYLLNQKIDDFFENNLDIIYDKSDYESFLEGFLRFNLHSYVGAFVADDFKNGYRFSPNFYRGLYDELIRHEYYYEATLVINYLVKQDSSALNKDDYKRLYPYLYSSLVRYWSKRRLIESNLVFSLIKAESSFKRDAISRSGAVGLMQVMPSTAVDISREIKYHEYDLKQPKDNVIIGTYYLKKRIGTVGSIYKALASYNAGIGNVRKWEQAYGHMPKELFIEAIPFGQTRNYVKKILVYSVLYDALYEGKGIDSVVEYIMGKFPKGNPSRLGTNG, from the coding sequence ATGTTTAAGAAATTATTTTTTTTATTCATTAAATCTTTATTTAGTTTTCTGTTATTAAATTTATTATCTTGTTATTTTGAAAGAAAATCTTTGAATGAGAATGTGGTAAAAAGGAATGTGAATCGTTTTGATTTAAATCATTTAAACTGGTTATGGAATTTTGACTATGAGAAGCAAAATTTTGATGAGTATTTTGGGATAGATCCAAGATCTTATGTATATGTTGCTTATCTTTTTAAGAAAATAGGGTATGAAGAAAAATTTAGAGAATATATGTTTAAAGCATCAGAGACTGATAATAATATTGTATCGCAGTTTGCTGGTGTTAGGCTTCTAGAATACCATAATTCGAGAAAAGAATATTTTGAGGCTGAGCTTGTTGGGCGAAAGCTTTACAAGAAATATGAAGATAATAAGTATATTGCATTAGAATATTTTAAAAGTCTTTATTGGCAGAAAAAAAATAATGAGGCTCTTTTAGTTTTAAATAAATTGGATAAAATGAATTTTTTAGAATCTCAGATGAATGAAAATATTTTGTTTAAAGCTGTTCTTTATTTTAATATTTCAGATATTAATGAGTCATTAGTTTATTTTAAAAAGTTATTTGAAGATTTACCCGCAGGTTATCTGCATGTAAGAGCGCATGATTATCTTGTTTCAGATGAGAGATTTGGACTCCTAAGCCTAAATAAAAGTTTTTTAAATCTTGTTAGGTTTAAAGCTTTAGTTGCTAATGGTAAGCTAGAGGATGCAATAAATGTATTAAATAATAATTTTAAGGAATATTATAATAATTTTTTATTTTTAAATGATGTTTATAAGGTTTTTATGACTTCAGGATACATAGGTAAGGCGTTGTCTTTTTTTAATAATTTGAGTAGTGTTTATAAGAAGTATTATTTAGGGCTTATAAACTTGAGATTAAATACGGAAAATGCTTTAACTAGTATGGTTAAGTATATAGAAAGCAATTCTTTAGAAAATGAATCTTATAGGCTTCTAATTCTTAATGAGATTTTTAGTAATTTGATATATACAAAGGAATCAAGAAGCTATTTTGCTCAGAACATAGCTAGATTTTATACGTATAGAGATAGTGGTAATCCTGTATTTATTAGAATATTAGATGAATATATTTTAGAAGCTATTCAACTTGAAGATTATTATAATTTGTATTTGCTTTATTGCAATGGTAAAGATATACTAGATAATGTTGTTTTGTCTAGGCTTGCTTTTATTAATGCAAGGCTTATATATCATAAATTTATTAAAGCTAATAATGGAGTTGAATATGGTGAGCTTTTGCGCTCTTCTATCCAATATAACAGATCTTCTTATTCTTCTTTTATGAGCAAATATTTATTAAATCAAAAAATTGATGATTTTTTTGAAAATAATTTAGATATTATTTATGATAAGTCTGACTATGAAAGTTTCCTAGAGGGATTTTTGAGATTTAATTTACATTCTTATGTTGGTGCTTTTGTTGCAGATGATTTTAAGAATGGGTATAGATTTTCACCTAATTTTTACCGTGGGCTTTATGATGAACTTATAAGACATGAATATTATTATGAAGCTACCCTTGTTATTAATTATCTTGTAAAGCAAGATAGTTCAGCTTTAAATAAAGATGATTATAAACGTCTTTATCCTTATTTATATAGCTCTTTGGTGAGATATTGGTCAAAAAGACGATTAATTGAATCTAATCTTGTTTTTTCTTTAATAAAGGCTGAAAGTAGTTTTAAAAGAGATGCTATATCTAGGTCTGGTGCTGTTGGGCTAATGCAAGTTATGCCTTCAACAGCAGTTGATATATCTAGGGAGATTAAATATCATGAATATGACTTGAAGCAACCAAAAGATAATGTGATTATAGGGACTTATTATTTAAAAAAAAGGATAGGAACAGTAGGATCTATTTATAAGGCTCTTGCATCTTATAATGCTGGAATTGGAAATGTCCGTAAGTGGGAACAAGCTTATGGACATATGCCTAAAGAACTTTTTATTGAGGCAATCCCTTTTGGTCAAACCAGGAATTATGTTAAAAAGATATTGGTTTATTCTGTATTGTATGATGCTTTATATGAAGGCAAAGGCATAGATTCTGTAGTAGAATATATTATGGGTAAATTTCCTAAGGGAAATCCTTCTAGATTAGGAACTAATGGTTAA
- a CDS encoding CDC27 family protein, whose amino-acid sequence MLSLFIIVSSFTVSFLVFLFFKLAIKNTQIREKGIHDKKSDRTKKLIEKATNMLKANPNEIRALQILNNYYYENKDPENGIKYAKKLCQLVEKNPISQDIDSLKAFLSYGFYNLERNFNREALEFLKKAYAIKKNDTDVNYYLGIAFLKNDYYKEALHYLTKIYKFDKNNHQALKYIGIVLFHMENYYKAVGIFNNIKNYIQNDVNALLIYAKCLTQLNQDRLALEIADKLKNRDKMTYESLLIESEIHAKNNNLEKLEENIKELIKVKPDLPKKIFLELFYKLGELYIEHENYQKATDVFIQVERVDSNYKKINEKLEFSKRLSENLSLRIYLKSSKEKFEKLASEIIIKLYKNKFQIRDVKTNEVTSQFIDINFQLVNNQWEENLIVRFVRTEQEILGELFLKDLISKTKENKLKGLCIAPAVFSTKAKQIIEGRLIDLVEGKKLIQILKKVNISKYQ is encoded by the coding sequence GTGTTATCATTATTCATAATAGTTTCCTCATTTACAGTATCTTTTTTGGTATTTTTATTTTTCAAGCTTGCAATAAAAAATACACAAATAAGAGAAAAAGGGATACATGACAAAAAGTCAGATAGAACAAAAAAATTAATAGAAAAAGCCACAAATATGCTAAAAGCAAATCCAAATGAAATAAGAGCGCTCCAAATTTTAAACAATTATTATTATGAGAATAAAGATCCTGAAAATGGAATTAAATATGCTAAAAAACTATGCCAACTCGTAGAAAAAAATCCCATAAGCCAAGATATAGACTCACTTAAAGCTTTTTTAAGTTATGGATTTTATAATCTTGAAAGAAATTTTAATAGGGAAGCATTAGAATTTCTTAAAAAGGCATATGCAATAAAAAAAAATGATACAGATGTTAACTATTATCTTGGAATAGCTTTCCTAAAAAACGACTATTACAAAGAAGCTCTACATTATCTAACAAAAATATACAAATTTGATAAAAATAATCATCAAGCTTTAAAATATATTGGAATAGTTCTTTTCCATATGGAAAATTACTATAAAGCCGTTGGGATATTTAACAACATAAAAAATTACATACAAAATGATGTAAACGCCCTTTTAATTTATGCCAAATGCCTAACTCAACTTAATCAAGATCGCCTTGCTCTTGAAATTGCAGATAAGCTAAAAAACAGAGATAAAATGACATATGAATCCCTTTTAATTGAATCTGAAATTCATGCAAAAAACAATAATTTAGAAAAGCTAGAAGAAAATATCAAAGAGTTAATTAAAGTAAAGCCTGATTTGCCTAAAAAAATATTCCTTGAACTCTTTTATAAACTAGGTGAACTTTACATAGAACATGAAAATTATCAAAAAGCAACCGATGTTTTTATTCAAGTTGAAAGAGTCGACTCAAACTATAAAAAAATCAATGAGAAACTAGAATTTAGCAAAAGATTAAGTGAAAATCTATCGCTTAGAATATACCTTAAAAGTTCAAAAGAAAAATTTGAAAAATTAGCTAGTGAAATTATTATTAAGCTATATAAGAATAAGTTTCAAATAAGAGATGTAAAAACAAATGAAGTAACTTCTCAGTTTATAGACATAAATTTTCAACTTGTAAATAATCAATGGGAAGAAAACTTAATAGTCCGATTTGTTAGAACAGAACAAGAGATTCTAGGAGAATTATTTCTAAAAGACCTTATTTCAAAAACCAAAGAAAATAAATTAAAAGGACTGTGCATAGCACCAGCCGTGTTTTCTACTAAAGCTAAACAAATAATCGAAGGCAGGTTAATTGACCTAGTAGAAGGGAAAAAATTAATACAAATACTAAAAAAAGTTAATATATCAAAGTATCAATAA
- a CDS encoding M23 family metallopeptidase, which produces MIIPKKGQNIGKRNKKFLFKITKGDFELKDFNNISNINISKRNRSFRFMNFFKPFFYIIKLFLNLVKHRTVDIRLFKYQYSYKHVGFKLENAFNVGFSFDFIFRLNALIFVLILVFYLDIFSYYGSYVFLNRLSFPKDYFIETFLYYSDQDLNQINNDLFPTNENNYEGLKKPLILKVVEHKIKPGETLSHVASRYSITSETLISYNNIKDVRNIRPNLVINVPNMKGILYTVERNDSLSSIAKKYNTTKTDILDANNLDNEVLSLGQKIFIPGGRMPKEALRDALGETFLFPTQGVITSGYGYRPDPFTRVISFHNGIDIANAANTPIVSAKEGIVVKIGFNAGGYGKYIVISHNHGFQTLYAHLGSFTVKVGQRVSRSQVIGHMGSTGYSTGNHLHFTIFKDGKTENPMKYLR; this is translated from the coding sequence ATGATTATACCAAAAAAGGGACAGAATATAGGAAAAAGAAATAAAAAATTTTTATTTAAAATCACTAAAGGTGATTTTGAATTAAAAGATTTCAATAATATTTCTAATATTAATATAAGTAAAAGAAATAGATCTTTTCGGTTTATGAATTTTTTTAAACCCTTTTTTTACATAATTAAATTATTTTTAAATTTAGTTAAGCATAGAACAGTAGATATTAGGCTTTTTAAGTACCAATATTCTTATAAACATGTTGGGTTTAAACTAGAAAATGCTTTTAATGTTGGTTTTAGTTTTGATTTTATTTTTAGATTGAATGCTTTAATATTTGTTTTAATCTTAGTCTTTTATTTGGATATTTTTTCTTATTACGGTTCTTATGTTTTTTTAAATAGACTTAGTTTTCCTAAAGATTATTTTATTGAAACTTTTTTATACTATAGCGATCAGGATTTGAATCAGATCAATAATGATCTATTTCCCACAAATGAAAATAATTATGAAGGATTAAAAAAACCTTTGATTTTGAAAGTTGTTGAGCATAAGATTAAACCAGGAGAAACACTCTCTCATGTTGCATCTAGATATAGCATAACAAGTGAAACTTTAATCTCTTACAATAATATTAAAGATGTAAGGAATATTAGGCCCAATTTAGTAATTAATGTGCCTAATATGAAAGGGATTCTTTATACTGTTGAAAGGAATGATTCTTTATCGTCAATCGCAAAAAAATATAACACTACTAAAACAGATATTCTTGATGCTAATAATCTTGATAATGAGGTACTCTCTTTAGGTCAAAAGATTTTTATTCCAGGAGGAAGAATGCCTAAAGAGGCACTAAGAGATGCTCTGGGGGAAACTTTCTTATTCCCAACTCAAGGAGTTATTACTTCTGGTTATGGATATCGTCCAGATCCCTTTACTAGGGTTATTAGTTTTCATAATGGGATTGATATAGCAAATGCGGCTAATACACCCATTGTGTCAGCAAAAGAAGGTATTGTAGTAAAAATTGGGTTTAATGCGGGAGGATATGGAAAATATATTGTTATTTCACATAATCATGGTTTTCAGACTCTTTATGCTCATTTAGGTTCTTTTACAGTTAAAGTTGGTCAAAGGGTTTCAAGGAGTCAAGTGATAGGACATATGGGCAGCACGGGATATAGTACGGGAAATCATTTGCATTTCACTATTTTTAAAGATGGAAAAACAGAAAATCCTATGAAGTATCTTAGATAG
- the lepB gene encoding signal peptidase I, with the protein MEIVKNIIKIYKHQITSTILALLLMLTIIKLTLSFYLVKGSSMLPILIEKSWIISNNLAYGIKLGSKGKYMILWNTPKKNDMVIIKDPITRKTSVKKIFAIPGKPFRRIQKNIISIDNLNFNINEKHLSILKSKSIPKNYYLVIGENKQVSLDSREYGFININNIIGKIIYRL; encoded by the coding sequence ATGGAAATTGTTAAAAATATAATCAAAATATATAAACATCAAATAACATCTACTATATTAGCTTTATTATTAATGTTAACAATTATTAAATTAACCCTATCCTTTTATCTAGTTAAAGGTTCCTCAATGTTGCCTATACTTATAGAAAAAAGCTGGATAATAAGTAATAATTTAGCCTATGGAATAAAACTAGGCAGTAAAGGAAAATATATGATTTTATGGAATACACCTAAAAAAAACGATATGGTAATTATTAAAGACCCAATAACACGAAAAACTTCAGTTAAAAAAATTTTCGCTATACCAGGAAAACCCTTTAGAAGGATACAAAAAAATATAATAAGTATTGATAATTTAAATTTTAATATAAATGAAAAACATCTAAGCATCTTAAAAAGCAAATCAATTCCAAAAAATTATTACCTAGTTATAGGAGAAAATAAACAAGTCTCTCTTGATTCCAGAGAGTATGGATTTATAAATATAAATAATATTATTGGTAAAATAATATATAGACTATAA